One Clavelina lepadiformis chromosome 1, kaClaLepa1.1, whole genome shotgun sequence genomic region harbors:
- the LOC143457801 gene encoding ATP-dependent DNA/RNA helicase DHX36-like, producing the protein MDKNYRGGPRRGSGFCTHKSKSFHDKPRGGRPPSGLKGREIGLWYAQRSKHKKKMMEKSNCGMVHMNHSQLDMAHDALQASHSSCQELAEEHDSDMKDATSSTASTRDYESFIPLKEDPDSVDHKQSINDNIKCLEFNRKLVQEALKEKSASYYQILEFRKKLPAFAMKKEILDAITSHQVLVITGETGCGKTTQIPQFILDEAIESGLGSSCKIVCTQPRRISAISVAERVAKERDECCGENKSCGYQIRLQSRLPRAKASILYCTTGILIQWLQSDHFLSNISHVILDEIHERNLQSDFLIAIIRSIIKKRNDLKVILMSATLNADVFSQYFGNCPKIHIPGFTFHVTEYYLEDVVKMLSYQPSKRAFDTFHGLKSKRYWKTKFSATLEARESYHLRLQDYEKELRRVHSVETSRNICCVDAYLQKNLDYDLVIETIKSIILHPSVENTAGGILIFVPGWEDIKSLNNLLAKNKFFHSDRYLIIPLHSMMPTVNQQQVFDRPPHGVTKIIIATNIAETSITIDDILYVIDCGKIKLRKFEHGKNICTLQADWITKANAQQRKGRAGRVQEGFCFHLFTKLQARSMDDYIIPEILRTPLDQLSLQIKLLNLGGVKDFLSHILETPEEESVDLSIKKLKQLNAFDEQENLTALGRHLAKLPVEPQIGKMLLFGAIFSCLDPILTIAASLSFKDPFVIPLGKEKEADKQRKILAQHSNSDHIMFVNVYNGWKDAAAHGRSTEKDYCWDNFLSLSVLKMIKDMRVQFAEYLHQSGFISLADPAMPEANRNSFDKKLITAVVCSGLYPNIAKMLKWKPHIKPKLNTLTERKVSFHPKSVNCDKPSCEFSNNWLCYYEKMKTADVYIYDSSEISCFPLLFFGGDICTFVDDDKTDMISVDGWIKFKAQPKIANTVRDLRQELDKILERTIKDPQSAFQTGELSVINAISHLISRE; encoded by the exons ATGGACAAAAACTATAGAG GTGGCCCAAGAAGAGGATCTGGTTTTTGTACTCATAAGAGTAAATCTTTCCATGATAAACCAAGAGGTGGACGGCCTCCTTCAGGTTTAAAGGGTCGTGAAATTGGCTTGTGGTATGCGCAACGCAGTAAACACAAGAAAAAGATGATGGAAAAATCAAAT TGTGGAATGGTTCACATGAATCATTCTCAGCTGGATATGGCTCATGATGCACTGCAGGCTTCACATTCTTCATGTCAAGA GCTTGCTGAGGAACATGATAGTGACATGAAAGATGCAACGTCATCAACCGCTTCAACAAGAGATTAT gaaaGCTTCATACCTTTGAAAGAGGATCCTGATTCTGTAGACCATAAACAATCGATAAACGACAATATCAAATGTCTTGAATTCAATCGTAAACTTGTTCAGGAAGCTTTAAAAGAAAAGTCTGCTTCATACTATCAAATTTTAGAATTTCGTAAAAAACTACCAGCTTTTGCTATGAAAAAG GAAATACTTGATGCTATAACTTCTCATCAAGTGTTGGTTATTACTGGTGAAACTGGATGTGGTAAGACAACTCAG ATTCCACAATTTATCTTGGATGAAGCAATTGAATCTGGATTGGGGTCTTCTTGCAAAATAGTTTGTACTCAGCCCCGCAGAATATCTGCAATATCA GTTGCAGAGCGTGTTGCAAAAGAGAGAGATGAATGCTGTggagaaaataaaagttgtggATATCAAATACGATTGCAATCAAGATTGCCACGAGCAAAGGCTTCAATACTTTATTGCACAACAGGAATTTTGATTCAA TGGTTGCAGtcagaccattttctttccaaTATCAGTCATGTGATTTTAGATGAAATTCATGAACGAAATCTTCAATCTGACTTTCTGATTGCAATTATCAGGAGCATTATTAAAAAAAG GAATGACCTGAAAGTGATACTTATGAGTGCAACTCTCAATGCAGATGTATTTTCGCAGTATTTTGGTAATTGTCCAAAAATACACATTCCAGGTTTTACTTTTCATGTCACAGAATACTACTTGGAAGATGTTGTGAAAATGTTAAG TTATCAACCTTCTAAGCGTGCATTTGATACTTTTCATGGACTTAAGTCGAAAAGATATTGGAAGACTAAGTTTTCTGCTACCCTGGAGGCTAGAGAATCTTATCATTTGCGGCTTCAGGACTATGAAAAAGAACTGCGAAGAGT ACATTCAGTTGAAACAAGTCGAAACATATGTTGTGTGGATGCATATCTGCAGAAGAATTTGGATTATGATTTAGTGATCGAAACTATTAAAAGTATTATTCTGCATCCTTCTGTTGAAAATACTGCAGGAGGAATTCTAATCTTTGTTCCAGGATGGGAAGACATCAAGTCATTGAATAATCTTttagcaaaaaacaaattctttcATTCAG ATCGGTACTTAATTATTCCTCTACATTCCATGATGCCAACAGTGAATCAGCAACAAGTATTTGACAGACCACCACATGGAGTTACTAAAATAATCATTGCCACAAATATTGCAGAAACTAG taTTACAATTGATGATATCCTTTATGTGATTGACTGTGGTAAAATAAAGTTGAGGAAGTTTGAACATggaaaaaacatttgcacattACAAGCGGACTGGATAACAAAAGCAAATGCACAACAGAGAAAGGGGCGTGCAGGAAg GGTACAAGAAGGATTCTGTTTTCACCTCTTCACGAAGTTGCAAGCTCGTAGCATGGATGATTATATAATCCCTGAAATTCTCAGAACACCACTTGATCAACTTTCATTGCAAATAAAG TTGTTAAACCTTGGCGGCGTTAAAGATTTTCTTTCTCACATACTGGAAACCCCAGAAGAAGAATCTGTTGACTTGTCCATAAAAAAGCTGAAACAACTGAATGCATTCGACGAACAAGAAAATCTGACTGCGCTGGGAAGGCACTTAGCTAAGTTACCCGTTGAACCTCAGATAG GTAAAATGCTGTTATTTGGAGCAATTTTTTCCTGCTTGGATCCCATTCTTACCATAGCTGCAAGTTTAAGCTTCAAAGATCCTTTTGTCATACCGTTG ggTAAAGAAAAAGAAGCTGATAAACAGCGAAAAATTTTGGCCCAACATTCAAATAGCGACCATATCATGTTTGTTAATGTGTACAACGGTTGGAAAGATGCTGCTGCGCACGGTCGTTCAACAGAAAAGGACTACTGTTGGGATAATTTTTTGTCCTTGTCGGTACTCAAG ATGATAAAGGACATGCGTGTTCAGTTTGCGGAATATTTGCACCAATCCGGTTTTATCAGCTTAGCTGATCCAGCTATGCCCGAAGCCAATCGAAATTCGTTTGACAAGAAG CTCATTACAGCAGTGGTTTGTTCAGGGCTATACCCGaatattgcaaaaatgttgaagTGGAAGCCGCATATAAAGCCCAAATTAAATACACTAACAGAGCGTAAAGTGTCTTTTCACCCAAAATCGGTGAATTGTGACAAACCGTCCTGTGAATTTTCAAATAACTGGTTGTGTTATTACGAAAAGATGAAAACTGCAGAT GTTTATATTTACGATTCAAGTGAAATCAGCTGCTTTCCCTTGCTATTTTTCGGTGGAGATATTTGCACATTTGTTGATGATGATAAGACTGATATGATCTCTGTAGATGGTTGGATAAAATTTAAAGCCCAGCCTAAAATTGCAAACACCGTTCGG gACCTCCGCCAAGAGCTGGACAAAATCTTGGAAAGAACGATTAAGGATCCACAGTCTGCATTTCAAACAGGCGAACTGTCGGTTATAAATGCTATTTCTCACCTCATATCTCGTGAATGA
- the LOC143463230 gene encoding uncharacterized protein LOC143463230 — protein sequence MLTSNSDQHSLYDLFGKISTQVDILHCVAMMNSLQNQQQSDDHCDFTICIVNDGEEKNFRIHRCLISALSEILNEMSDSITKIELNVSEKIWKWFMCFLYGGKIHAVHAMTAEEVKQIWELSDSLKSSPLKQYLARERPDVEIPDDMISTVSFNVCSVEEKEKMDEAIITGQTTEDTPVNGKKFCCENLKTEQSLNPFVVENETSFPIKIDNLPAGNNFESPAFNMECDSDDDQQYDNVTDLTKYSPSVDLHDFNESEFGKNENKNRKPQRKVKKRQKGFTAFAPTSSSKSSKLEDKRKLELSPQRKKEVQHNTTVPSKNLNKVERVDKKPFHKKIPDPKLLQMYEEDDIDLLRELKLTAPNACVFSLIPNL from the exons ATGCTTACGAGCAACTCAGATCAACATTCCTTGTATGAtttgtttggaaaaatttcCACACag GTTGACATATTACACTGCGTGGCAATGATGAATTCTCTCCAAAATCAGCAGCAATCTGATGATCACTGTGACTTTActatttgcattgtgaatgatggtgaagaaaaaaactttagaATACATCGTTGTTTGATATCAGCACTATCGGAAATTTTGAACGAAATG AGTGACTCCATCACAAAAATTGAACTAAATGTGAGTGAAAAGATATGGAAGTGGTTCATGTGCTTTTTGTATGGTGGAAAAATTCATGCTGTACATGCAATGACCGCAGAGGAAGTAAAACAG ATATGGGAATTAAGTGACAGTTTAAAATCTTCACCGCTAAAACAGTACCTTGCAAGAGAAAGACCAGATGTGGAAATTCCTGATGATATGATCAGCACTGTATCATTTAATGTTTGTTCAGTTGAAGAGAAGGAAAAAATGGATGAAGCTATAATCACTGGACAAACAACAGAAGATACACCAGTCAatggaaaaaagttttgttgtgaaaatttaaaaacagagCAATCCTTAAACCCATTTGTTGTTGAAAACGAGACATCATTTCCAATTAAGATTGACAATCTTCCTGcaggaaataattttgaatccCCTGCTTTCAACATGGAATGTGACAGTGATGATGACCAGCAGTATGACAATGTTACAGATCTCACAAAATATTCTCCTAGTGTTGACTTACATGATTTTAATGAATCAGAATTTggcaaaaatgaaaacaaaaacagaaaaccgcaaagaaaagttaaaaaacgtCAAAAAGGGTTTACAGCATTTGCACCAACATCATCATCAAAATCTAGCAAACTTGAAGATAAGCGCAAG TTGGAACTATCGCCTCAGAGAAAAAAAGAAGTACAGCACAACACAACGGTGCCAtctaaaaatttgaataaagtAGAAAGAGTTGACAAAAAACcgtttcacaaaaaaataccGGAcccaaaattattgcaaatgtaTGAAGAGGATGATATAGATCTGCTTAGGGAGCTTAAGCTAACTGCGCCCAATGCATGTGTTTTTAGTTTGATACCGAATTTGTGA